The Bifidobacterium asteroides genomic interval GACCAACTCGGTCGGCTCGCACCACAATTCGCCCACCTCAACGACGATGTGCTCTTCGGCCAGGTCTGGTCCCGCGAGGACGAACTTTCGGCTCGGGACCGCAGCATGATCACCTGCGCAGGTCTGATGAGCATGGGGCTCTTCCCCCAGTTGAAGAGCCATATGGCCATGGCCAAGGGCAATGGCGTTACCCGCACTGAAATGGTGGCGCTGATCACCCACCTGGCCTTCTATGCGGGATGGCCCAAGGCATGGTCGGCTTTCGACCTGGCCAAGGAGGTCTATGGTGAGGGCGACAGCGACGACGAGAACCAGGATACCGCTGCAACCCCATCTAAAGCCGGGACTGAGCCGGATTCAGGGCCCTATCCATTGGGAGATTCGGCAGACGGACCCAACTTCACCGGCCATGTCTGGCTGCACCCCCTGACCGATCCGGACGCGGAATGCTCAGCCAGCAATGTGACCTTCGCACCCGGATGCGTCAACCGTTGGCACACCCACCCGCATGGTCAGCTCCTGATCGTCACCGCCGGGCAAGGGTGGGAGCAGGAGGAAGGCCATCAGCCGCGCAGACTGGAACCAGGTGATGTGGTCTTCTGCCCGGCTGGCGTCAGACACTGGCACGGGGCTTCAGGCCGGTCATCCATGGCCCA includes:
- a CDS encoding carboxymuconolactone decarboxylase family protein, whose translation is MAIKQTAGHDQLGRLAPQFAHLNDDVLFGQVWSREDELSARDRSMITCAGLMSMGLFPQLKSHMAMAKGNGVTRTEMVALITHLAFYAGWPKAWSAFDLAKEVYGEGDSDDENQDTAATPSKAGTEPDSGPYPLGDSADGPNFTGHVWLHPLTDPDAECSASNVTFAPGCVNRWHTHPHGQLLIVTAGQGWEQEEGHQPRRLEPGDVVFCPAGVRHWHGASGRSSMAHIAVTPASKGQSPVEWMEFPDPDQVAALG